The Endozoicomonas montiporae CL-33 genome contains a region encoding:
- a CDS encoding GntP family permease has translation MKDRFPGLVLAITGYIVSIPIYCESGFIILDSVRKQLARSHKVSPVFLSTVLGCSLYATHTLVPPTPGPLAAIANLGLNSHISLVIPLSLLFSLVAVFAGYVWGTRFRKTKIATPVIEAKESVSDSQPFNYPFLLAVLPIGAPIILITLGGVANNYPELTWLAFIGHPVNALLVGLICCWPLQRAAGCRVDWNQAIRKALETGGRILLVVGAGGAFGYVLRHGGMSQFISSLPDLGQWGLLLPFLMAALIKTAEGSATVAMITSSAMVMPLLAALGLDSHEGRLLAFFACGAGAMTVAHVNDSFLWVIAEFTGMDTVTALKSVTVATFFQGISVFLAVEFVALWLL, from the coding sequence TTGAAAGATCGTTTCCCCGGACTTGTACTGGCTATTACCGGGTATATTGTTTCAATCCCTATTTATTGCGAATCAGGATTTATTATTCTCGACTCGGTCAGAAAACAACTGGCCCGATCCCACAAGGTGTCACCGGTTTTTCTGAGTACGGTATTGGGTTGCTCACTGTATGCGACCCACACACTTGTACCGCCTACGCCGGGGCCATTGGCAGCTATTGCCAATCTGGGTTTGAACAGCCATATATCACTGGTTATACCACTGAGTCTGCTGTTTTCTCTGGTTGCAGTCTTTGCAGGTTATGTATGGGGCACACGTTTTCGCAAAACAAAAATAGCAACGCCAGTGATTGAAGCTAAGGAGAGTGTTTCTGATAGTCAGCCTTTTAACTATCCATTTCTGCTGGCTGTGCTTCCCATTGGGGCTCCAATTATTTTGATCACTCTGGGTGGTGTTGCGAACAATTATCCAGAACTGACATGGCTGGCATTTATTGGTCATCCGGTGAATGCTTTACTGGTCGGATTAATATGTTGCTGGCCTTTGCAGCGCGCAGCTGGATGTCGGGTTGACTGGAACCAGGCGATCAGAAAAGCGCTAGAAACCGGAGGGCGCATTTTGCTTGTCGTAGGTGCAGGCGGTGCCTTTGGTTATGTGCTTCGTCACGGTGGCATGAGTCAGTTTATTTCCAGCCTTCCTGATCTGGGACAGTGGGGCTTGTTGTTGCCCTTCCTGATGGCAGCATTGATCAAAACCGCAGAAGGCTCTGCAACTGTTGCCATGATTACGTCCAGTGCCATGGTCATGCCTTTGCTGGCTGCATTAGGTCTGGACAGTCATGAAGGACGGCTGCTTGCCTTTTTCGCCTGTGGGGCAGGGGCGATGACCGTAGCGCACGTTAACGACAGTTTCTTATGGGTGATTGCAGAGTTTACCGGAATGGATACTGTCACGGCTTTGAAATCAGTCACTGTTGCCACGTTCTTTCAGGGCATTTCGGTCTTTTTGGCTGTTGAGTTTGTAGCTCTGTGGCTTCTTTAA
- a CDS encoding IS1 family transposase (programmed frameshift) yields MCLTQVLCTTCGSNQVRPFGYSTHDVPRYYCCNDKCEIKTFMLEYRYKACEPGVKEKIIDMAINGSGIRDTSKVLGISKTTVIKTLKKKKSGLVKVNPNIQTIDLKSDAIIHVGLVCQEAELDEQWSYVHDKSNQRWLWYAVDHATNTVLAYVFGKRKDEVFKELKTLLKPFGINKFYTDDWGAYERHLDENMHIIGKANTQKIERKNLNFRTWIKRLARKTICFSKLEKMHDIVIGLLINKVEFGVNIHAI; encoded by the exons ATGTGCCTTACGCAAGTCCTCTGTACAACATGTGGCAGTAACCAAGTTCGGCCTTTCGGATACAGCACTCATGATGTTCCACGATACTATTGCTGTAATGACAAATGTGAAATCAAAACCTTCATGCTTGAATATCGCTACAAGGCCTGTGAGCCTGGCGTTAAAGAAAAAATCATCGATATGGCAATAAATGGCAGCGGAATCAGGGATACAAGTAAAGTACTCGGAATAAGCAAGACAACAGTAATAAAGACTCTAAAAAAAAAGA AAAGCGGTCTGGTAAAGGTCAACCCAAATATTCAAACTATTGATCTCAAGTCAGATGCAATTATTCATGTAGGGCTTGTCTGCCAAGAGGCTGAGCTAGATGAGCAGTGGTCGTATGTTCATGATAAATCGAACCAACGCTGGCTTTGGTATGCTGTTGATCACGCTACAAATACCGTGCTTGCTTATGTTTTCGGAAAACGGAAAGATGAAGTTTTTAAAGAACTCAAAACACTTCTGAAGCCATTTGGTATTAATAAATTTTACACCGATGATTGGGGAGCCTATGAGCGACACCTTGATGAAAACATGCATATTATTGGTAAAGCAAACACTCAGAAGATAGAGCGTAAAAACCTTAATTTTCGGACTTGGATTAAACGGTTGGCCAGAAAGACAATTTGTTTTTCAAAGCTCGAAAAGATGCACGATATTGTTATTGGATTATTGATTAATAAAGTTGAGTTTGGGGTCAATATTCACGCGATATAA
- a CDS encoding nitrilase-related carbon-nitrogen hydrolase has product MQEVTIVSVQFNHRANDKFHNLNCIDAYAKQASEQGVDFLCFPEMCITAFRHLHNLKRRAIVRLAEQVPDGLACQHLQHLAQHYRINIGAGLIESDGDGKFYNTYILAMSDGRLERHRKSCTPGSEHMTTENGHHVFSTPVGCHTGILTCEEKSQAANVEATVQRGADIILVPHLNGKLIVLGAMLAKTSGTANTLEIAEFKVKL; this is encoded by the coding sequence GTGCAAGAAGTAACGATTGTTTCCGTTCAGTTTAATCATCGTGCCAACGATAAGTTCCACAACCTGAACTGTATCGATGCCTATGCAAAACAGGCGTCAGAGCAAGGTGTAGATTTCCTCTGCTTTCCGGAAATGTGTATTACAGCATTCCGACATCTGCATAATCTGAAACGACGGGCTATTGTCAGGCTGGCAGAGCAGGTTCCGGATGGTCTTGCCTGCCAGCATCTGCAACATCTGGCACAACATTACCGCATCAATATCGGCGCGGGTCTGATTGAGTCAGACGGCGATGGCAAGTTTTACAATACCTACATTCTTGCCATGAGTGATGGTCGTCTGGAACGGCATCGAAAGTCCTGCACACCGGGCAGTGAACATATGACTACCGAGAATGGTCATCATGTGTTTTCAACACCTGTCGGGTGCCATACCGGTATTCTGACCTGTGAAGAAAAAAGTCAGGCTGCCAATGTAGAAGCAACGGTGCAACGTGGTGCTGACATCATTCTGGTGCCACACCTTAACGGTAAACTGATCGTTCTGGGTGCCATGCTGGCAAAAACCAGCGGTACAGCAAATACATTGGAAATAGCTGAATTCAAAGTGAAGTTATGA
- the trmB gene encoding tRNA (guanosine(46)-N7)-methyltransferase TrmB gives MSDSINSSDNQDSVTETGQTVEPGKRREIKSFVLRQGRMTAGQQRGMDECWDKWGLELKDGSLDMAATFGREAPVVFEIGYGMGLSLAAMAGAEADKNFIGVEVHRPGVGSLLNEASTAGLTNVRTYNDDAVEVLKQCIPDGSLSRVQIYFPDPWHKKRHNKRRLVQSKFIELLRPKLKVGGIIHLATDWENYAEQMMEVMSAAEGFTNQAGEQSYSPRPEFRPLTKFEKRGQRLGHGVWDLLFERTA, from the coding sequence ATGAGTGACTCCATCAACTCCAGTGATAATCAGGACTCTGTGACAGAGACCGGACAAACCGTTGAACCTGGCAAGCGCCGGGAAATTAAAAGCTTTGTGCTGCGTCAGGGCCGTATGACTGCTGGTCAACAGCGCGGTATGGATGAATGCTGGGACAAATGGGGGCTGGAGCTGAAAGACGGTTCTCTGGATATGGCTGCCACCTTTGGACGCGAAGCGCCCGTAGTCTTTGAAATTGGCTATGGCATGGGCTTGTCTCTGGCAGCAATGGCCGGAGCAGAAGCCGACAAAAACTTTATCGGTGTAGAAGTGCATCGTCCCGGTGTTGGCAGTCTGCTGAACGAAGCCAGCACTGCCGGACTGACCAATGTCCGCACTTACAACGACGATGCCGTGGAAGTTCTGAAACAGTGTATTCCTGACGGCAGCCTTTCACGGGTACAGATTTACTTCCCTGACCCATGGCACAAAAAACGTCACAATAAACGCCGTCTGGTGCAGTCAAAGTTTATCGAACTGCTTCGTCCGAAACTGAAGGTGGGTGGTATCATCCATCTGGCAACAGACTGGGAAAACTACGCAGAACAAATGATGGAAGTAATGAGTGCTGCGGAAGGATTCACCAACCAGGCGGGAGAGCAATCCTACTCTCCACGTCCCGAGTTCCGTCCTCTGACCAAATTTGAAAAGCGTGGCCAGCGTCTGGGTCATGGCGTCTGGGATCTGCTGTTTGAGCGAACAGCCTGA
- a CDS encoding nitrilase-related carbon-nitrogen hydrolase yields MTALTIASVQFKRHANDKFFNLTTIRSFAGQASKQNVDILIFPELCIPGFLGESDLSQVQADRLAESFPDGLSCLYLQHQAELFDLNIGAGMVEADNGLYFNTFVMAMRDGRLERHRKSCLFGEHSGPCNDHGVFKLPDGLITGILSDSESREGVHINAMAENGARLILTSHPKGSVRVLDDKGQLLAETAGTMDTLDVVTVDI; encoded by the coding sequence ATGACTGCTTTAACCATTGCTTCTGTTCAATTCAAACGACACGCTAACGATAAATTTTTCAACCTCACTACAATCCGTTCCTTTGCCGGGCAGGCTTCAAAACAAAACGTCGATATCCTTATATTTCCGGAACTGTGCATTCCCGGTTTTCTGGGCGAATCCGATTTATCACAGGTACAGGCTGACCGGCTGGCTGAGTCCTTTCCTGATGGATTGTCCTGTCTTTATCTTCAACATCAGGCAGAGCTATTCGACCTGAATATTGGTGCTGGCATGGTTGAGGCTGACAACGGCCTCTATTTCAACACGTTTGTCATGGCCATGCGTGATGGTCGGCTTGAACGTCATCGCAAATCCTGCCTATTTGGCGAACACTCAGGCCCCTGCAATGACCACGGCGTTTTTAAACTGCCTGACGGGCTAATCACCGGCATTCTGTCCGATTCGGAAAGCAGAGAGGGTGTTCATATTAATGCTATGGCAGAAAATGGTGCCCGACTGATTCTGACCTCTCATCCAAAAGGCTCTGTCAGGGTACTTGACGACAAAGGTCAATTATTGGCGGAAACTGCCGGAACGATGGATACGCTGGATGTTGTGACAGTAGACATCTGA